Proteins from a single region of Numenius arquata chromosome Z, bNumArq3.hap1.1, whole genome shotgun sequence:
- the ATP5ME gene encoding ATP synthase F(0) complex subunit e, mitochondrial, whose product MIAPVQVSPLIKFTRYSALLMGMIYGKKRYDYLKPIAEEERRIEAEEKKKREELERIAKELAEASEESILK is encoded by the exons ATGATCGCGCCGGTGCAGGTCTCGCCGCTCATCAAG TTCACCCGGTACTCGGCCCTGCTGATGGGGATGATCTACGGCAAGAAGCGATACG ACTACCTAAAGCCAATTGCCgaagaagagagaagaatagaggctgaagagaaaaagaaacgtGAAGAACTTGAGCGGATTGCAAAAGAGCTTGCAGAAG caAGTGAAGAGTCCATATTGAAGTGA